A stretch of Clostridium sp. BJN0001 DNA encodes these proteins:
- a CDS encoding CRISPR-associated endonuclease Cas6 yields the protein MEIKVCKIELEDLKLSSSYAAKIRGYVGNKYREYTILHNHLQDKFIYRYPKVQYKVIKNKPIIIGINEATDIISNIALKDDKIILNDKEYNIYQKKIEKYTQDIKTVDDYVTYEFLTPWVALNQNNISKYDKSNNIEKEDLLKKILIGNVLSLAKGLDYTIDKKINCWINLSEVYVKLKGIKHKAFKGQFKINIEIPDYFGVGKSVSRGFGAIKKLN from the coding sequence ATGGAAATAAAGGTTTGTAAGATAGAATTAGAAGATTTAAAATTATCTTCTTCATACGCTGCTAAAATAAGAGGGTATGTTGGAAATAAATATAGAGAGTATACAATTTTGCATAATCATTTGCAGGATAAATTTATATATAGATATCCTAAAGTTCAATATAAGGTAATAAAAAATAAACCTATTATTATAGGAATAAATGAAGCAACAGATATTATAAGTAATATTGCATTAAAGGATGATAAAATTATATTAAATGACAAAGAATATAATATATATCAAAAGAAAATTGAAAAGTATACTCAAGATATAAAAACAGTAGACGATTATGTAACGTATGAATTTTTAACTCCATGGGTAGCACTTAATCAGAATAATATATCTAAGTACGATAAAAGTAATAATATAGAAAAAGAAGATTTATTAAAAAAGATTCTTATAGGAAATGTACTTTCACTTGCAAAAGGATTAGATTATACGATTGATAAGAAAATTAACTGCTGGATAAATTTAAGCGAAGTTTATGTTAAATTAAAAGGAATAAAACATAAAGCATTTAAAGGACAATTTAAAATTAATATTGAAATTCCAGATTATTTTGGTGTTGGTAAATCTGTATCAAGAGGATTTGGCGCTATAAAAAAATTAAATTAA
- a CDS encoding pyruvate carboxylase has translation MAKNFKRVLVANRGEIAIRIFRACHELGIRTVAIYTEEDKYSLFRTKAHESYLIGRNKGPVEAYLNMDEIIKLAVNKHVDAIHPGYGFLSENPEFARRCEEAGIEFIGPKPQMMEKLGDKIQSKLVAESVGVPVIPGLEKPVENEEEALKAAKYCGYPVMVKAAAGGGGRGMRIVRKEEDLIANYKTAKNEAKKAFGIDDIYIEKYIEGPKHIEVQVLGDKYGNIVHLYERDCSIQRRHQKVIEFTPSLVLSDEKRNEICTDALKIAKSVNYRSAGTLEFLVDRNGNHYFIEMNPRIQVEHTVTEMITGIDIVQSQILVAEGYELGSKEIGIESQDAINPRGYAIQCRITTEDPSNNFAPDTGKIDVYRSGAGFGIRQDGGNGFTGAIISPYYDSLLVKTTAHSRTFEDAIRKSIRSIKELTISGVKTNIDFLINVLNNEQFKKGTCDTNFISDNPQLFDISPKTDEEQSILEFIGNTIVNVTKGKKKEFDVPVIPHVSGETVKTLTGTKQILDEKGPQGVVDYIKNEKKLLLTDTTMRDAQQSLLATRVRSVDMSKIAKSTAYYGKDLFSLEMWGGATFDTAYRFLKESPWQRLDSLRKRIPNVMFQMLIRGSNGVGYKNYPDNVIREFIKESAKGGIDIFRIFDSLNWLKGVEVPLDEVLKAGKVAEVALCYTGDILDEKRDKYSLDYYVRKAKEIEKMGAHILGIKDMSALLKPYAAKKLIKALKNEISIPIHLHTHDTTGNGVATILMAADAGVDIVDTALNSMSGLTSQPALNSVVAALKNTDRDTKIDLSGIQKLSEYWEAVRPVYSEYESDLKSGSTEIYDYEIPGGQYSNLKPQAESFGLGNKFDDIKKMYSDVNTMLGDIIKVTPSSKMVGDMAIFMVQNDLTPENVYEKAKNLPFPDSVVSYFKGMMGQPEGGFPEKLQKLVLKGEKPITVRPGELLEDEDFDKISKYLEDKYKFKPSKRDILSYALYPQVFEDFIKHVIKYGEVRLMGSDIFFHGLAEGETSEIEVKEGKILIVQLIEIGKLDNSGFRTLEFEINGNRRTIKIKDRAERVEANLSEDSVIIADSENPMEIGSSIPGNVIKVLAKEGDEVKEGDSLIVVEAMKMETNVVASADGVVEKVLAKEGHQVKKGELLVKLK, from the coding sequence TTGGCAAAGAACTTTAAAAGGGTTTTAGTTGCAAATAGAGGCGAAATTGCAATTAGAATTTTCAGAGCATGTCACGAACTTGGAATAAGAACTGTGGCTATTTATACAGAAGAGGATAAGTATTCTCTTTTTAGAACTAAGGCTCATGAGTCATATTTAATAGGAAGAAATAAAGGACCTGTTGAAGCATATTTAAATATGGATGAAATTATAAAACTTGCTGTTAACAAGCATGTTGATGCTATTCATCCAGGTTATGGTTTCTTATCTGAAAATCCTGAATTTGCAAGAAGATGCGAAGAGGCAGGAATTGAGTTTATTGGACCTAAACCTCAAATGATGGAAAAGCTTGGAGATAAGATTCAGTCAAAGCTTGTTGCTGAAAGCGTTGGAGTGCCTGTTATACCAGGACTTGAAAAACCGGTTGAAAATGAAGAAGAAGCTTTAAAGGCTGCCAAGTATTGTGGATATCCTGTTATGGTTAAGGCTGCTGCTGGTGGTGGTGGAAGAGGAATGAGAATAGTAAGAAAAGAAGAAGATCTCATTGCAAATTATAAAACTGCCAAAAATGAAGCAAAAAAAGCATTCGGCATAGATGATATTTATATTGAAAAGTATATAGAAGGACCAAAGCATATAGAAGTTCAGGTTCTTGGTGATAAATACGGAAATATAGTTCATCTTTATGAAAGAGACTGCTCAATTCAAAGAAGACATCAGAAGGTAATTGAATTTACTCCATCACTTGTTTTAAGTGATGAAAAGAGAAATGAAATTTGCACCGATGCTCTTAAGATTGCTAAATCTGTAAATTATAGAAGTGCGGGAACATTAGAGTTTTTAGTTGATAGAAATGGAAATCACTATTTCATAGAAATGAATCCAAGAATTCAGGTTGAACATACTGTAACTGAAATGATAACAGGAATTGATATAGTTCAAAGCCAAATTTTAGTTGCTGAAGGATATGAATTAGGTTCTAAAGAAATTGGAATAGAATCTCAAGATGCTATAAATCCAAGAGGATATGCAATTCAGTGCAGAATTACAACAGAAGATCCTTCAAATAACTTTGCGCCTGATACAGGAAAAATAGATGTTTATAGAAGCGGTGCAGGATTTGGAATAAGACAAGATGGAGGAAATGGATTTACAGGAGCTATTATAAGTCCTTATTATGATAGCCTTCTTGTAAAAACAACAGCTCATTCAAGAACTTTTGAAGATGCAATAAGAAAGTCTATTCGTTCAATTAAAGAGCTTACAATATCAGGAGTTAAAACTAATATTGATTTCCTTATAAATGTTCTTAACAATGAACAGTTTAAGAAAGGTACATGTGATACAAACTTTATTTCTGATAATCCACAGCTTTTTGATATTTCACCAAAAACTGATGAAGAACAGAGTATTCTTGAATTTATCGGAAATACAATTGTAAATGTAACTAAAGGAAAGAAGAAAGAATTTGATGTCCCTGTTATTCCTCATGTAAGTGGAGAGACTGTAAAAACTTTAACAGGAACAAAGCAGATTCTTGATGAAAAAGGACCTCAGGGAGTTGTTGATTACATAAAAAATGAAAAGAAACTTCTTTTAACAGATACAACAATGAGAGATGCACAGCAGTCACTTCTTGCTACAAGAGTAAGAAGCGTTGATATGAGCAAAATTGCAAAATCTACAGCATATTATGGAAAAGACTTATTCTCACTTGAAATGTGGGGAGGTGCAACTTTTGATACTGCATATAGATTCCTTAAAGAATCACCATGGCAGAGACTTGATTCATTAAGAAAGAGAATTCCAAACGTAATGTTTCAGATGCTTATAAGAGGATCAAATGGTGTTGGATATAAGAATTATCCTGATAATGTTATAAGAGAATTTATTAAAGAAAGTGCAAAAGGCGGAATTGATATTTTCAGAATATTTGATTCATTAAACTGGCTTAAAGGTGTAGAAGTTCCTCTTGATGAAGTTTTAAAGGCAGGAAAAGTTGCTGAAGTTGCATTATGCTATACTGGTGATATATTAGATGAAAAACGTGATAAGTATTCACTTGATTATTATGTAAGAAAAGCTAAAGAAATTGAAAAGATGGGAGCTCATATTCTTGGAATAAAAGATATGTCAGCACTTTTAAAGCCTTATGCAGCTAAGAAACTTATTAAGGCACTTAAAAATGAGATTTCAATTCCAATTCATTTACATACACATGATACAACAGGAAACGGTGTTGCAACTATACTTATGGCAGCAGATGCAGGTGTTGATATAGTTGATACTGCATTAAACAGTATGTCAGGACTTACAAGTCAGCCTGCTCTTAATTCAGTTGTAGCAGCACTTAAAAATACAGATAGAGATACTAAAATTGATCTTTCTGGAATTCAAAAGCTTTCAGAATATTGGGAAGCTGTAAGACCTGTTTATAGTGAATATGAATCAGATTTAAAATCTGGAAGTACTGAAATTTATGATTATGAAATTCCAGGAGGCCAGTATTCAAATTTAAAACCACAGGCAGAAAGTTTTGGACTTGGAAATAAGTTTGATGATATTAAAAAGATGTATAGTGATGTAAATACAATGCTTGGAGATATAATTAAGGTTACACCTTCATCAAAGATGGTTGGAGATATGGCAATATTCATGGTTCAAAATGATTTAACTCCTGAAAATGTATATGAAAAAGCTAAGAATCTTCCATTCCCAGACTCAGTAGTTTCATATTTTAAAGGAATGATGGGACAGCCAGAAGGAGGATTCCCAGAGAAACTTCAAAAGCTTGTTCTTAAGGGAGAAAAGCCTATAACAGTAAGACCTGGAGAACTTCTTGAAGATGAAGATTTTGATAAAATATCTAAGTATTTAGAAGATAAATATAAATTCAAACCTTCAAAGAGAGATATATTAAGCTATGCATTATATCCTCAGGTATTTGAAGATTTTATAAAGCATGTTATTAAGTACGGTGAAGTAAGACTTATGGGAAGTGATATATTCTTCCATGGTCTTGCAGAAGGTGAAACAAGCGAAATAGAAGTTAAAGAAGGAAAAATACTTATTGTTCAGTTAATTGAAATTGGAAAGCTTGATAATTCTGGATTTAGAACTTTAGAATTTGAAATTAACGGAAACAGAAGAACAATAAAGATTAAAGATAGAGCTGAAAGAGTAGAGGCTAACTTAAGTGAGGACTCAGTAATTATAGCAGACAGTGAAAATCCTATGGAAATTGGTTCAAGTATACCAGGAAATGTTATAAAAGTTCTTGCAAAAGAAGGTGATGAGGTTAAAGAAGGAGATAGTCTTATAGTTGTTGAAGCAATGAAGATGGAAACAAATGTTGTGGCATCAGCAGATGGAGTAGTAGAGAAGGTTTTAGCAAAAGAAGGACATCAGGTTAAAAAAGGAGAACTTCTTGTAAAACTCAAGTAG